The proteins below come from a single Papaver somniferum cultivar HN1 chromosome 11, ASM357369v1, whole genome shotgun sequence genomic window:
- the LOC113325278 gene encoding polyribonucleotide nucleotidyltransferase 2, mitochondrial-like, producing the protein MAMAFALGRRRNATNLHSLSTLPKNAIRLYQTYKEDFEIESCCFSFETTPPNQFDDSGAGGGVGDGVVLTMRDTLQSMLRTTAEEQVSKVLSTASLLNPCGNILNSFPRVTVGYHGKMENFGAQRGSGGTRIICTPIRPLFPSGFYHDVKVISRVLCCSEQQDIDVLAANAASAALMLSDIPWGGPIGVVRVGRLQGEFVVNPVKSELACCNIDWIYACTRDKALMVDIQAQEVTQEDLELGLRLAHQEAEGTVHRIESLAEAPFEAAHDSAACDQKSKGEEYLAKITGDAKRLLEVEECDEWKAKLLRSRMVNKLRKKIFHIWNVENGVRLDGRRFDEVRQVGCESSGMSGLQGSSCFACGRTKVSCTVTQTRPGTDEAGPQAGLVDHLNYDNPIRYPGYLYKTRPFRIEGDWKKCSDKSYEADDANFVENALVALLPKEDIFPYVVRVNSQVVCHDGSASAASVCGVSIALMDAGVPQRKHVAGVSIGLVRERSTLHGSRCRILTDLSSSDEQLGDMNLKVAGSWEGITAVQLDLNVAGVPSEILCKCLGPALNTHLQIIDRMEQEISCSSLLRRFKRDTREDTFEEATGSRITSFGKNGKITVVAMNKTSHIQVLRTVKDMKGIEVEVDYSKYYDGFDAAREFFDSGYWSESSDDCSPYFEELGPFDGLEPRHDSDYDYSDGSEFYEDTTCT; encoded by the exons ATGGCAATGGCATTTGCCCTAGGTCGGAGAAGAAATGCAACAAATCTTCATTCCTTGTCAACCCTACCTAAAAATGCTATTAGGTTATACCAGACATACAAGGAAGACTTTGAGATTGAATCTTGCTGTTTTAGTTTTGAAACAACACCACCTAATCAATTTGATGATTCTGGcgctggtggtggtgttggtgatgGGGTTGTACTGACGATGCGAGATACGCTTCAATCGATGTTAAGAACAACTGCAGAAGAACAAGTTTCAAAAGTCTTGTCTACTGCTTCTCTTCTTAATCCTTGTGGTAACATTTTAAACTCATTCCCACGCGTAACTGTTGGTTACCATGGAAAGATGGAAAATTTTGGTGCACAGAGGGGAAGTGGCGGTACTCGGATTATTTGCACACCAATACGGCCACTCTTCCCTTCAGGATTCTACCATGATGTGAAAGTAATTTCAAGAGTACTATGTTGCAGCGAGCAGCAAGATATAGATGTATTAGCTGCAAACGCAGCATCTGCAGCTCTTATGTTGTCAGATATTCCTTGGGGAGGCCCGATTGGAGTTGTACGAGTAGGAAGGCTACAAGGAGAATTTGTTGTTAATCCCGTGAAGTCTGAACTTGCTTGTTGTAATATCGACTGGATTTATGCTTGTACTCGAGATAAGGCGCTAATGGTAGATATACAAGCTCAGGAGGTAACACAAGAGGATCTTGAACTGGGGCTAAGGCTAGCACATCAAGAAGCT GAGGGCACTGTCCATCGAATAGAGAGCTTGGCAGAAGCACCATTTGAAGCTGCACATGATTCTGCTGCGTGTGATCAGAAGAGTAAAGGTGAAGAATATTTGGCAAAAATTACTGGAGATGCAAAAAGATTACTGGAGGTAGAGGAATGCGATGAGTGGAAAGCGAAGCTGCTACGTTCACGTATGGTCAACAAACTACGGAAAAAGATTTTCCATATATGGAATGTTGAGAATGGTGTAAGACTTGATGGGAGGCGCTTTGACGAAGTTAGACAAGTAGGTTGTGAATCCAGTGGAATGTCAGGATTACAAGGTTCATCATGTTTTGCTTGTGGGAGGACTAAGGTTTCATGCACGGTGACACAAACAAGACCAGGAACAGATGAAGCTGGACCTCAAGCTGGGCTTGTAGACCATCTGAACTATGACAACCCTATTCGTTATCCCGGATACTTGTACAAGACTCGACCCTTTAGGATTGAGGGAGACTGGAAAAAGTGTAGTGACAAAAGTTATGAAGCTGATGATGCCAATTTTGTAGAGAATGCGCTGGTTGCACTTTTACCTAAAGAAGATATTTTCCCTTACGTTGTTCGTGTCAACTCACAAGTTGTATGTCATGATGGTTCTGCCTCTGCGGCCTCTGTTTGTGGAGTGAGTATTGCGTTAATGGATGCTGGTGTTCCGCAAAGGAAACATGTGGCAGGCGTTTCAATTGGTCTAGTAAGGGAAAGAAGTACTCTGCATGGTTCCCGTTGCCGGATTTTGACTGATTTGTCAAGTTCGGACGAGCAGCTAGGTGACATGAACTTGAAAGTTGCAGGCTCATGGGAAGGCATAACTGCAGTTCAGTTGGATCTAAATGTTGCTGGAGTTCCTTCAGAGATTTTATGCAAGTGCTTAGGACCTGCATTAAATACTCACCTTCAGATCATCGATCGCATGGAACAAGAGATAAGTTGTTCCTCGCTATT ACGTAGGTTCAAACGTGATACTCGTGAGGATACTTTCGAAGAGGCTACAGGTTCAAGAATTACTAGCTTCGGGAAAAATGGCAAAATTACAGTAGTTGCAATGAATAAAACAAGTCATATACAAGTCCTTAGAACGGTTAAAGATATGAAGGGAATCGAGGTTGAAGTTGATTACTCAAAATACTATGATGGCTTTGATGCTGCCCGAGAATTCTTTGACTCAGGCTATTGGTCCGAGTCGTCCGACGATTGCAGCCCGTATTTTGAAGAACTAGGTCCATTTGATGGTTTAGAACCACGTCACGACTCTGATTATGACTATTCTGACGGTTCAGAATTTTACGAGGATACCACTTGcacctaa
- the LOC113323214 gene encoding protein ABIL1-like isoform X1: MMIITLAGLNSFVFFKMKHQQQQFELEEEEEEEFYDDENPSKTFDEVSMETSKSFVKALHELKNLRPQLYSAAEYCEKSYLNSEQKQMVLDNLKDYAVRALVNAVDHLGTVAYKLTDLFEQQTEDISTMELKVSCLNQELLTCQTYMDKEGLRQQQLLTSVPRHHKHYILPNSVNKKVHFSPQNIQMDARQKLIHQAKPRVYPSGIPASQTLSWHLSSETSFNGNQQLPTSSEDTKALRATAAAFQLLDSVDAASVSSSSAHQNQPLVGDPTSNVALPSFGVTRRDSSTHASKQVGAHRSFDNAGRKIIRAPIRSRSLLSAFLAKQRTKAGCISG, from the exons ATGATGATAATAACTTTAGCCGG GCTTAATTCATTTGTATTCTTCAAAAtgaagcaccagcagcagcagtttgaattagaagaagaagaagaggaagaattttATGATGATGAGAATCCAAGCAAGACGTTTGATGAAGTCTCCATGGAAACTAGTAAAAGCTTCGTTAAAGCTCTGCAT GAATTAAAGAACTTAAGGCCACAACTATACTCTGCGGCTGAATATTGCGAAAAGTCGTATCTCAACAGCGAGCAGAAACAGAT GGTACTTGACAACCTGAAAGATTATGCAGTGCGAGCTCTTGTTAATGCTGTTGATCACCTTGGAACTGTTGCCTACAAACTAACCGACCTCTTTGAGCAACAAACGGAAGATATCTCGACCATGGAGCTAAAAGTTTCATGTCTCAATCAA gaaCTTCTTACTTGCCAAACTTACATGGACAAAGAGGGTCTAAGGCAGCAGCAGTTGTTGACATCTGTTCCAAGACATCACAAGCATTATATTTTACCAA ATTCTGTTAATAAGAAGGTGCACTTTAGTCCACAAAATATACAAATGGATGCAAGACAAAAGCTTATTCATCAAGCAAAACCACGTGTCTATCCTTCAG GTATCCCGGCATCACAAACTCTTTCGTGGCATTTATCATCGGAAACATCTTTCAATGGGAATCAGCAGTTGCCAACAAG CAGTGAAGACACAAAAGCCTTGAGAGCAACTGCCGCAGCCTTTCAACTGCTAG ATAGCGTAGATGCTGCATCTGTATCAAGTTCCTCAGCTCATCAAAACCAGCCGCTTGTTGGAGATCCTACTTCGAATGTGGCCCTGCCGTCATTTGGTGTCACCCGAAGG GATTCTTCAACACATGCCTCAAAACAAGTAGGCGCACATAGATCCTTTGACAATGCTGGTCGGAAGATTATACGTGCTCCAATTCGCAGCAGAAGCTTGCTGTCAGCCTTCCTGGCTAAACAAAGAACCAAGGCAGGTTGTATATCGGGATAG
- the LOC113323214 gene encoding protein ABIL1-like isoform X2 — protein sequence MKHQQQQFELEEEEEEEFYDDENPSKTFDEVSMETSKSFVKALHELKNLRPQLYSAAEYCEKSYLNSEQKQMVLDNLKDYAVRALVNAVDHLGTVAYKLTDLFEQQTEDISTMELKVSCLNQELLTCQTYMDKEGLRQQQLLTSVPRHHKHYILPNSVNKKVHFSPQNIQMDARQKLIHQAKPRVYPSGIPASQTLSWHLSSETSFNGNQQLPTSSEDTKALRATAAAFQLLDSVDAASVSSSSAHQNQPLVGDPTSNVALPSFGVTRRDSSTHASKQVGAHRSFDNAGRKIIRAPIRSRSLLSAFLAKQRTKAGCISG from the exons AtgaagcaccagcagcagcagtttgaattagaagaagaagaagaggaagaattttATGATGATGAGAATCCAAGCAAGACGTTTGATGAAGTCTCCATGGAAACTAGTAAAAGCTTCGTTAAAGCTCTGCAT GAATTAAAGAACTTAAGGCCACAACTATACTCTGCGGCTGAATATTGCGAAAAGTCGTATCTCAACAGCGAGCAGAAACAGAT GGTACTTGACAACCTGAAAGATTATGCAGTGCGAGCTCTTGTTAATGCTGTTGATCACCTTGGAACTGTTGCCTACAAACTAACCGACCTCTTTGAGCAACAAACGGAAGATATCTCGACCATGGAGCTAAAAGTTTCATGTCTCAATCAA gaaCTTCTTACTTGCCAAACTTACATGGACAAAGAGGGTCTAAGGCAGCAGCAGTTGTTGACATCTGTTCCAAGACATCACAAGCATTATATTTTACCAA ATTCTGTTAATAAGAAGGTGCACTTTAGTCCACAAAATATACAAATGGATGCAAGACAAAAGCTTATTCATCAAGCAAAACCACGTGTCTATCCTTCAG GTATCCCGGCATCACAAACTCTTTCGTGGCATTTATCATCGGAAACATCTTTCAATGGGAATCAGCAGTTGCCAACAAG CAGTGAAGACACAAAAGCCTTGAGAGCAACTGCCGCAGCCTTTCAACTGCTAG ATAGCGTAGATGCTGCATCTGTATCAAGTTCCTCAGCTCATCAAAACCAGCCGCTTGTTGGAGATCCTACTTCGAATGTGGCCCTGCCGTCATTTGGTGTCACCCGAAGG GATTCTTCAACACATGCCTCAAAACAAGTAGGCGCACATAGATCCTTTGACAATGCTGGTCGGAAGATTATACGTGCTCCAATTCGCAGCAGAAGCTTGCTGTCAGCCTTCCTGGCTAAACAAAGAACCAAGGCAGGTTGTATATCGGGATAG
- the LOC113322580 gene encoding uncharacterized protein LOC113322580, with protein MSAAAAAAASSLLGLPEISVNSFIKNPKKKNGKIGIVQVRCLSKSTSSDSSITKKKNRYCDVKISDVYNLEFSSHFSAPVKEKQQNDNKDDEEKQNYYVNSGYAIRTLREEFPQIFYKELNFDIYRDDIVFKDPLNTFVGIKNYKSIFWALRFYGKIFFKGLWVDIINVSQPIGVDKVIMVRWTIHGIPRVPWESHGRFDGTSEYKLDKNGKIYEHKVDNIALTSPPKLFRVQAVEELIQSLGVPSTPRPTYFEALSASVASTTPFIQRFTWVRYYLAFKLALSWRSASESGA; from the exons atgtctgctgctgctgctgctgctgcatcttCTCTGTTAGGTTTACCTGAAATTTCTGTGAATTCGTTTATCAAGAACcctaagaagaagaatggaaagaTTGGGATTGTGCAGGTTAGGTGTTTGAGTAAAAGTACGAGTAGTGATAGTAGTattacgaagaagaagaataggtaTTGTGATGTTAAGATAAGTGATGTTTATAATTTGGAATTTTCATCACATTTTTCTGCACCTGTGAAAGAGAAACAACAGAATGATAATAAAGATGATGAAGAGAAACAGAATTATTATGTCAATAGTGGGTATGCTATTAGGACATTGAGAGAAGAGTTTCCTCAGATTTTTTATAAAGAGCTTAATTTCGATATCTACAG GGATGACATTGTCTTCAAAGACCCTCTCAACACCTTTGTCGGCATCAAGAACTACAAATCAATTTTCTGGGCTTTACGCTTCTATGGCAAGATATTCTTCAAAGGTTTATGGGTTGACATCATCAATGTTTCACAGCCAATTGGAGTTGATAAGGTCATAATGGTTCGTTGGACCATTCATGGTATACCTCGAGTCCCATGGGAGAGCCATGGCCGATTTGATGGTACTTCAGAGTACAAGCTTGATAAGAATGGAAAGATTTATGAGCACAAAGTGGATAATATCGCCCTGACCTCACCTCCAAAGTTGTTTCGAGTACAAGCAGTGGAGGAATTGATACAGTCACTTGGTGTCCCTTCTACCCCTAGACCAACTTATTTCGAGGCTTTATCGGCTTCAGTTGCAAGTACAACGCCATTCATTCAGAGATTTACTTGGGTGAGGTACTATCTGGCTTTCAAACTTGCTCTTAGTTGGAGATCTGCCTCAGAGTCTGGAGCGTGA